A genome region from Macaca nemestrina isolate mMacNem1 chromosome 15, mMacNem.hap1, whole genome shotgun sequence includes the following:
- the LOC105496439 gene encoding dysbindin domain-containing protein 2 isoform X2, producing MERGADMDPNPRAALERQQLRLRERQKFFEDILQPETEFVFPLSHLHLESQRPPIGSISSMEVNVDTLEQVELIDLGDPDGADVFLPCEDPPPTPQSSGVDNHLEELSLPVPTSDRTTSRTSSSSSDSSTNLHSPNPSDDGADTPLAQSDEEEERGDGGAEPGACS from the exons ATGGAAAGGG GAGCTGACATGGACCCAAATCCTCGGGCCGCCCTGGAGCGCCAGCAGCTCCGCCTTCGGGAGCGGCAGAAATTCTTCGAGGACATTTTACAGCCAGAGACAGAGTTTGTCTTTCCTCTGTCCCACCTGCATCTCGAGTCACAGAGAC CCCCCATAGGTAGTATCTCATCCATGGAAGTGAATGTGGACACACTGGAGCAAGTAGAACTTATTGACCTTGGGGATCCGGATGGAGCAGATGTGTTCTTGCCTTGTGAAGATCCTCCACCAACCCCCCAGTCGTCTG GGGTGGACAACCATTTGGAGGAGCTGAGCCTGCCGGTGCCTACATCAGACAGGACCACATCTaggacctcctcctcctcctccgacTCCTCCACCAACCTGCATAGCCCAAATCCAAGTGATGATGGAGCAGACACGCCCTTGGCACAGTCGGATGAAGAGGAGGAAAGGGGTGATGGAGGGGCAGAGCCTGGAGCCTGCAGCTAG
- the LOC105496439 gene encoding dysbindin domain-containing protein 2 isoform X1 — translation MRAGADMDPNPRAALERQQLRLRERQKFFEDILQPETEFVFPLSHLHLESQRPPIGSISSMEVNVDTLEQVELIDLGDPDGADVFLPCEDPPPTPQSSGVDNHLEELSLPVPTSDRTTSRTSSSSSDSSTNLHSPNPSDDGADTPLAQSDEEEERGDGGAEPGACS, via the exons ATGCGTGCGG GAGCTGACATGGACCCAAATCCTCGGGCCGCCCTGGAGCGCCAGCAGCTCCGCCTTCGGGAGCGGCAGAAATTCTTCGAGGACATTTTACAGCCAGAGACAGAGTTTGTCTTTCCTCTGTCCCACCTGCATCTCGAGTCACAGAGAC CCCCCATAGGTAGTATCTCATCCATGGAAGTGAATGTGGACACACTGGAGCAAGTAGAACTTATTGACCTTGGGGATCCGGATGGAGCAGATGTGTTCTTGCCTTGTGAAGATCCTCCACCAACCCCCCAGTCGTCTG GGGTGGACAACCATTTGGAGGAGCTGAGCCTGCCGGTGCCTACATCAGACAGGACCACATCTaggacctcctcctcctcctccgacTCCTCCACCAACCTGCATAGCCCAAATCCAAGTGATGATGGAGCAGACACGCCCTTGGCACAGTCGGATGAAGAGGAGGAAAGGGGTGATGGAGGGGCAGAGCCTGGAGCCTGCAGCTAG
- the LOC105496439 gene encoding dysbindin domain-containing protein 2 isoform X3 codes for MDPNPRAALERQQLRLRERQKFFEDILQPETEFVFPLSHLHLESQRPPIGSISSMEVNVDTLEQVELIDLGDPDGADVFLPCEDPPPTPQSSGVDNHLEELSLPVPTSDRTTSRTSSSSSDSSTNLHSPNPSDDGADTPLAQSDEEEERGDGGAEPGACS; via the exons ATGGACCCAAATCCTCGGGCCGCCCTGGAGCGCCAGCAGCTCCGCCTTCGGGAGCGGCAGAAATTCTTCGAGGACATTTTACAGCCAGAGACAGAGTTTGTCTTTCCTCTGTCCCACCTGCATCTCGAGTCACAGAGAC CCCCCATAGGTAGTATCTCATCCATGGAAGTGAATGTGGACACACTGGAGCAAGTAGAACTTATTGACCTTGGGGATCCGGATGGAGCAGATGTGTTCTTGCCTTGTGAAGATCCTCCACCAACCCCCCAGTCGTCTG GGGTGGACAACCATTTGGAGGAGCTGAGCCTGCCGGTGCCTACATCAGACAGGACCACATCTaggacctcctcctcctcctccgacTCCTCCACCAACCTGCATAGCCCAAATCCAAGTGATGATGGAGCAGACACGCCCTTGGCACAGTCGGATGAAGAGGAGGAAAGGGGTGATGGAGGGGCAGAGCCTGGAGCCTGCAGCTAG